ATTTTTTCAATTGATGTGCAGATACTCCTGAGATCACGAGAGCTACTTATTCCACGCCCGCTGGTAACGATACCGATGGAACTCGAACCTGTTTGCTCAGCACATCTGGCAACATCTAGTATTTTGTTTGTATCAATAAGCGGGAATTCTTCTATGCCGGTATGGTAGCGGGCTGATTGAGAACAAAAACTACAATCTTCTGTACATCGTCCCTGTTTTGCGCTGACAATGGAGCATGCCTTTACAGAATGGCCAAAATACCGTAAACGAATCTGATTAGCCCAATACCATACATCATAGATTTCATCACCGTCTACCTGCATGAGATAAAGGGCATCATCACGACTGATTGGCTCATTCTGCAAGGACTGGTTTGCAATTTCTTTTATTTTATCGTTCATTACCGGTAATCATTTAGCCACGAATGAACTGAACTATTATTTATCTTTATATTTTAGATAAGCGCTACGAACATTTTGCCAAACGACATCAGGGCGTTCAGACCGGACATACGTCATGCAGTCTGTACCTTCGAAGCTCCAGGTAGCGATGTTACGAATTCCCGACTTATAAGCCACATCCACTGCTGTCACAATCTCCTCTTCTCTGTTTGCAGGCACCCGATAGCCCTGTATCCATATCTGTGGCTCTTTGTTATACCTTTTTGAGAGTGTAAGCACCTCATTGGAGATACGGTGTACAAAATCAGTTACGTCTTGCTGATAAGCATACCAATAGGGATCGCTTCCAAAGATGTCCATACTTTTAATCATGGCAACTTTTTCCCACTCATAAATGCCGTATCTCGGATCGGTTGTGGGAAATAAACATACTGAATTCTTCAGTCCCTTCTTTGCCGACGCATTTGCGAGGTATTCAAGAAAATGAACAATGGTCATTTGACGGAATGCCTTTACATCATCTGTAAAATCTAACGGCATCCCATAGCCGTACTGCTGTTTGAAGATATCTTTACAAATTTCACAGGTACACCCCCAAATATCCCTCTTTTTGCCACCAAACAAGGGAGTAAACTCTCCGAAAAACAAATGCGGTTCATCCCAAAAAACGCCTTCTGCGCCCGTTTTTGCTGCAAGTTCAATCCAGGTTGTCATGGTATCCCGGAACGTTTTTGAATTCAAACACGCCTTGTATACCTTTATTTCACCCTCGGTAAAATTTAATTGCTGCCTGCAATTGGAATAGGTCTTAACAAAGGTAGAAAATGACTCTCCGCCAAATACGCGTCCTATACCCCAAGGATCGAGAAAGACTTCCAAGCCAACCTCGCAACTTGCCTTTACGATATCGACCATTGTTCCCGTATGGTATGTAATGTCGTGTTCACTCATGGTGTGAACGACAAAATTACATCCGTCGTCAATCATTTTTTTCATGTCTTCACGAACGTGACGTAATATCCTGCTCCCAAAATAGCTTGCTCCAAATTTCATGTTTTTCATGTTATCCGCACCGGGGCTTTATGTCAAGAAAATCCGTCAATGCAACTTTTTACTTGCCCGGAGTTGAATTAATTGCTAAGATAACCGCAACTTTGGTTGAGGCTCTGCCATGTACGTGTTTGAGGTGTTATTTTTAAGGACCTATATCAAATATCTTGGGAACCCGTCTTTGCTAGGAAACGTACATTCTCAAAGAGAAAAGTACAAATCTAACATAGGGTAAACCACCGTAAAATACGGGTCCAAAAGATAGCCTCTCACGGCATTGCGGTGGAGCCTTAAATCATACCTTACGCCTTTTCATCATAAATATTGCTTGCCTCATTTTAGCTAGTGGATAAGAGCAAAATCCACAAACAAATCCCATGCCATTTTGAGGTTGTGAATGTAGATTTATACAATATTATAAATAAAAAGAATAAGGAACCTTATTCAAAGTTTTATTGTTAAAAACAAAGGAAATCAAGCAATGAGGGAAGAGAATAACAGAAGAAAAGAATTTGAAGAGAGCGCAATGGCGCATATCGATTCCCTCTATAACATGGCTTTACGTCTGGTGTTTAATAAAGAGGAAGCTGAAGATCTTGTCCAGGAAACGTATTTAAAAGCGTATCGATTTTTTGATACCTTTGAAAAAGGGACAAATATAAAAGCATGGCTTTTTAAGATCCTCCGAAATACTTTTATCAATAAATACCGGAAATCGACAAGTATGCCGGGTGAAGTTTTTTTCGAAGATATTGAATCGGTTAACACCAATATGACCTATGAGCAGGAAGCCAAATCCGGGGAAGCAGTCGATACCCTGGAGAGTAAGTATACTGATCTGAGTAGTTTATTGGATGATGATGTAAAGCGCGCGATAGATAGCTTGCCGATTGAATACCGTGAAGCGATTTTATTTTCAGATGTGGAAGAATTATCGTATAAAGACATTTCGGAAATTACAAACGTGCCAATAGGAACTGTAAAATCGAGACTGAATCGGGGGAGAAAGTTACTCCAGAAGAGTCTGTGGGAATATGCTAAAGACAGAGGTTTTATTAAAAGGGGGAAATGATGTCTTGCATTGAAGCTAACAAATATTTTCATGAGTTCATGGATAAGGAATTGGATAAATCTCATTATTTTGGAATTAAAAAGCATATTGATCATTGTGAGGTATGCCATCAAAGGTACGAATTTGAAAAGGGTGTTCGGACCCTTGTAAAAGCATACTGCATAAACACAACAGCGCCCGCATTCCTCCGTGAGAGGATTATAGAAGGTCTCGATTCCCTCGCTGCAGATGATACGGAACGTGCAAACAGAGGAGATGTTTATAAACAAAAGGCAGGAATACACAAATTATTTTCATCGCGTACCGTTGCTATCGCGGCATCCATTCTTATTTTAGTATCAGGAGGCATTTTTTATTATGCAAATTATTATGGTAATGATTCCATAACTATTGTTGATGATGCAGTAAAAAATCATGTCGTGGCAGTAAATGACAATTTAGTATTTAATGAAAAGACCTCTGTTGTGGGCAATGTCAATAAATATCTTGGGAATACAATAAATACCAACCTTAGCAATTCGTCTCCGGTGCTCAACGCAGAAAAAATTAGTGTCATGGGAGGATCACCTGTCAGATTTTCTGGAACAAGCAGTTCCTGTGTTCTTTTCGACAAAGGGGGCAATAAATTATCACTCCAAGTTGTACGCAATAGCCGTATTCCAATCAGAAATCTTGAAAGAGTCAAATTGGGCACGAAAGAATTTTATATAGGAAATCGACGGGGATTTAACTCCGTATTATGGGAAGAAGAAGGTATCACATATTGCCTTACCTCAGATATTAACAAAAGCGAAATGCTAAAATTTGCAGCAACCCTTACCGCCCGCTGACGCCGTCTCTCTATGCGCATCCACAATGTAAAATACAATGTCCCCCATTTCACCCAACAGAAAACAATCACTCCCCTATTATTCCCCATTGCTAAGACACTTCTGAAAATATCAAAACGCCTCACTCTGGAAGATATAATATCGTTTCTTTCATGACCAGAGGGGATTTCTGAAATGAATTTTTATGACGTCACACTTACCATATCGGACACCCTTGTCACATGGCCTGCAGACCCCGCCGTATCCATTCGAAAAACAGGTATGATTTCTCAAGGCAACTCATGCAATGTATCTGAACTAACATTCGGTTCGCATTGCGGCACGCACATTGACGCTCCCTATCATTTCGAAGAAGATGGCATTAAGGTCGATCAAATACCATTAGATCTTCTCATGGGAAACGCAACGGTATTTGAGATAAAAAATAAAGAAAAGATTGATTTATCGGATCTAAAATCATTAAAATTAATTAATTGCAAAAAAGTCATTTTTAAGACCATTAACTCCACCTATTGGAAGTCTTTCGGGTTTAAAAAAGATTTTGTTTATATCACCAGAGAAGCTGCCCGGTACCTGGTAGATTGTGATGTAAAACTTGTGGGGATAGATTATCTTTCAATCGAAAGATTCGGAAACAAAGCCGCCGAGACACACCATACTTTTTTAAAAAATGGTGTAATTATCATCGAAGGGCTTGATCTGAGCAATGTAAATGCCGGGAACTATGAACTGATTGCACTACCACTAAAAATAAAAGACGGTGATGGAAGCCCGGCTCGGGTAATTTTAAAAAGTGTATGATAAACAAAAGTTAAATAGTATACGCAGATGGGAGGTGTATATCCATTGATCGAAATAAGGATTCATGGACGCGGAGGGCAAGGTTCTGTTACCGCGGCAGAATTATTGGGTTTTGCAGCCCATAGTGACGGGAAATATGCACAGGCATTTCCGTCATTTGGATCAGAAAGAATGGGAGCGCCGGTTCAGGCCTTTGTGAGAATCAGTGACAAGCCAATCCGTATCCGGAGCCAGGTGTATAAACCGAATTATGTGATCGTGCAAGACCCCACTTTATTAGAAGTAATTAATGTATTGGATGGATTACAAGAAGATGGATTACTGCTTATAAATTCAAAGAAAAAGGCTACTGATCTCGGTATTAACACAAAGGTAAAGGTAAAAACGATTCCGGCTATGGAAATTGCCTTAGAGGTGATTGGACGACCAATAATGAATACGACCCTTTTGGGGGCATTTGCCGCTGCTACAGGGGAAATCAGCCTGGAAGGTATCCGGAAGGCGATTCACCATAAATTTCCAGGTTCGGTCGGGGAAAAAAATATTGCAGCCGTCATGAAGGCTTTTGATTTTATTAAAAAGGAGTCATTATGAGATTAGATTTAGGCGCCATTGCAAAGGCAGGTACCAGTAAGGCTAACCAAACCGGTGGCTGGAGAAATTTTAAGCCGGTCTTCCATCAGGAAAAGTGCGTTGGTTGCGGCCTTTGCAAAATCTATTGTCCCGAGGGTTGTGTTACCATGGTAGAAAAAAAGAAATACTCGGTAGATTATACGTATTGTAAAGGTTGTGGAATATGTGCTGAAGAATGTTCTTCAAGCGATATCGAAATGGTAGTGGAGGAAAAGTAATGAGTACTACATTTATTGAAGGCTCAATTGCAGTAGCGAAAACTGTGGGTGTCTGCAGGCCCCATGTGATTTCAGCTTATCCTATTACACCGCAAACCCATATTGTGGAGCATCTTTCGGAATTGGTGGCTAACGGAGAACTCAAAACAGAATATGTCAATGTGGAAAGCGAACATTCCGCGGCATCCGTAGCCCTGGGTGCAAGTGCAACAGGGGCCAGGACGTATACCGCCACGACCTCACAGGGATTTTTACTCATGATCGAGGTACTCTACAATATTGCCGGCATGCGGCTTCCTGTCGTCATGACGTGTGTCAACCGGGCCGTGTCTGCCCCTATTAACATCTGGAATGACCAGCAGGATTCTTTAACAGCTCGTGACAGCGGTTGGATACAGCTTTACGCAGAAGATAACCAGGAAGCAAGCGATATGCATTTACAGGCATTTAAGATCGCCGAAAATAAGGATGTCATGCTTCCCATTATGGTTTGTATGGATGGATTTGTCCTCACTCATTCATTTGAACCCATTGAACTTATCTCGCAGGAAGAGGCCGATAAATTCCTGCCGCCATTCAAACCCCAATATTATCTTACACCGAAAAATCCGCTTACCTTTGGAACAATGGTGGGTCCGGACGGGTACATGGAGACACGCTACTTTATTGAAAAGACGATGCGCACCTCGTTACAGGTTATCGGTGATGTTGCGGCCGATTTCCATAACCAGTTCGGCCGTTTTCAGGGTGGACTTATTGATACGTATAAAGTTGAAGACGCCTCTCTGGTACTCGTGGCTATGGGCTCTGTTATCGGGACACTGAAGGACGTTGTCGATGAGTTACGGGCAAAGGGGCAGACAATTGGTGTTCTTAAAGTCCGTTCATTTCGGCCTTTTCCGAAGGATGAAATTTACAATGCATTAAATCATGTAAAAGAGATTGCCGTGCTGGAAAAAGCAGTCTCCCTTGGTTATGGTGGCATATTAGTAAACGAAATCAAGAGCGTATTCTACGGCAAACCCAAGACACCCAAGATTAACGGGTTTATTCTGGGGCTTGGTGGCCGGGATATCACCGCCGACACAGTACATCACATCATTAAAGATACTGTGAAGGGTACATTCGAAGAGAAATTTGTTGGACTCAACGAGGCATTAATTGGGGGTAAATAATTTTATGACTACAACACTTACAGCATCAAAGGAACAATCGTGTCAAACACTCTTAGCTTCCGGGCACACCGCCTGTACTGGATGTGGTGAAGCACTTGCCGCAAAGCTCGTACT
This sequence is a window from Candidatus Brocadia sp.. Protein-coding genes within it:
- a CDS encoding sigma-70 family RNA polymerase sigma factor encodes the protein MREENNRRKEFEESAMAHIDSLYNMALRLVFNKEEAEDLVQETYLKAYRFFDTFEKGTNIKAWLFKILRNTFINKYRKSTSMPGEVFFEDIESVNTNMTYEQEAKSGEAVDTLESKYTDLSSLLDDDVKRAIDSLPIEYREAILFSDVEELSYKDISEITNVPIGTVKSRLNRGRKLLQKSLWEYAKDRGFIKRGK
- a CDS encoding DUF4367 domain-containing protein → MMSCIEANKYFHEFMDKELDKSHYFGIKKHIDHCEVCHQRYEFEKGVRTLVKAYCINTTAPAFLRERIIEGLDSLAADDTERANRGDVYKQKAGIHKLFSSRTVAIAASILILVSGGIFYYANYYGNDSITIVDDAVKNHVVAVNDNLVFNEKTSVVGNVNKYLGNTINTNLSNSSPVLNAEKISVMGGSPVRFSGTSSSCVLFDKGGNKLSLQVVRNSRIPIRNLERVKLGTKEFYIGNRRGFNSVLWEEEGITYCLTSDINKSEMLKFAATLTAR
- a CDS encoding cyclase family protein encodes the protein MNFYDVTLTISDTLVTWPADPAVSIRKTGMISQGNSCNVSELTFGSHCGTHIDAPYHFEEDGIKVDQIPLDLLMGNATVFEIKNKEKIDLSDLKSLKLINCKKVIFKTINSTYWKSFGFKKDFVYITREAARYLVDCDVKLVGIDYLSIERFGNKAAETHHTFLKNGVIIIEGLDLSNVNAGNYELIALPLKIKDGDGSPARVILKSV
- a CDS encoding pyruvate ferredoxin oxidoreductase subunit gamma, with the translated sequence MIEIRIHGRGGQGSVTAAELLGFAAHSDGKYAQAFPSFGSERMGAPVQAFVRISDKPIRIRSQVYKPNYVIVQDPTLLEVINVLDGLQEDGLLLINSKKKATDLGINTKVKVKTIPAMEIALEVIGRPIMNTTLLGAFAAATGEISLEGIRKAIHHKFPGSVGEKNIAAVMKAFDFIKKESL
- a CDS encoding 4Fe-4S dicluster domain-containing protein; the encoded protein is MRLDLGAIAKAGTSKANQTGGWRNFKPVFHQEKCVGCGLCKIYCPEGCVTMVEKKKYSVDYTYCKGCGICAEECSSSDIEMVVEEK
- the porA gene encoding pyruvate ferredoxin oxidoreductase, coding for MSTTFIEGSIAVAKTVGVCRPHVISAYPITPQTHIVEHLSELVANGELKTEYVNVESEHSAASVALGASATGARTYTATTSQGFLLMIEVLYNIAGMRLPVVMTCVNRAVSAPINIWNDQQDSLTARDSGWIQLYAEDNQEASDMHLQAFKIAENKDVMLPIMVCMDGFVLTHSFEPIELISQEEADKFLPPFKPQYYLTPKNPLTFGTMVGPDGYMETRYFIEKTMRTSLQVIGDVAADFHNQFGRFQGGLIDTYKVEDASLVLVAMGSVIGTLKDVVDELRAKGQTIGVLKVRSFRPFPKDEIYNALNHVKEIAVLEKAVSLGYGGILVNEIKSVFYGKPKTPKINGFILGLGGRDITADTVHHIIKDTVKGTFEEKFVGLNEALIGGK